CTCATAGATCGGATCGACATCCATCGTCACCGTTTTGCTCTCGCCCGCCGCCAACTCGACTTTCCTGTAGCCAATCAGCCGCTTCCACGGCTCGCCCGCGCTCTCCGGCAGGTGCACGTAAACTTCCGCAACCTCCGCCCCCGCACGCGCGCCCGTATTCGTCACGGTTAACGTCACCGACTCACCATCGTGCCCGACCTTCAAATCCGAATACTTGAATGTCGTGTACGACAGGCCGAAGCCGAACGGAAACAGCACCGGCTTCTTCTGCGACTCGTACCACTTGTATCCAACCGCCGCGCCCTCGATGTTGTAATCCACCTTGAAGCTCAGCACACCGTTTTTCACGGGTGGCGGAGGCTGCGCAATCTTCGTGCGCGGTAGCTCATCCTCGCTGCGCGGGAAGGTCATTGGCAGCTTGCCGCTCGGGTTCACCTGACCGAACAACAGCCGCGCGACGGCATCAGCTCCCTTCGATCCGCCGTACCAAGCCTCCAGTACCGCACTCGTGCTGTCCAGCCACGGCATCGTCACAGCCGTTCCAGTCTCCAGCACGACTACGGTGTGCGGATTCGCCTTCGCGACTGCCTCAATCAACTTGTCCTGGTTGCCAGGCAGCGAGAGATTCTCGAGATCGTTGCCCTCCGCCTCGAACTGCCAGGCGAACACAATCGCCACATCCGCAGCCTTCGCTTTCGCAACCGCATCTTCGATCCGCTCACCCGAACTGAAGCTCACCTTCGCGTTCGGCGCCTGCGCCTGGATCGCCTTCAGAGGCGACGTTGGGAACCAGACGTGTTTGCGCCACGGCGTTCCGCCAACCTGTCCCGGAGCATCAACCTGCGCCGACCCGCCGCCCGAGATCATCCCCATATCCGCATTGAACCCAATCACCGCAATCGACTGCGCCTTCGTCGCATCCAGCGGCAAGGTGCTGCGCTCGTTCCGCAGCAGCACGACGCTTCCCTCTTCGACCTTCTGCGACACCTCAAACCCATGCTCCGGATCAACCACCCCACGCACAACGGGATCGTCGATGATCCCGCTCGCGAACTCCGCCCAGAGCACTCGCCGCACATGATCATTCAGCTCGTCCTGCGAAACTTCTCCGTTCTCCACCGCCTGCTTCAGCTTCGCGCCATAGAACAAATCCAGCGGCTGCTCCTGATCAAGCCCCGCATGCGACGCCTTCACCGTGCTGTGCGTCGCGTCCCAGTCCGACATCACAAATCCCGGAAACTTCCACTCCGTCTTCAGCACATCATGCAGAAGCCACGTGTTCTCGCACGCGTAGTCGCCGTTCACGCCGTTATAGCTGCACATTACCGCGTCTGGGTGGCCGGTCTTCACGCCAATCTCAAATGCCAGCAGATCGCTCTCACGTCCCGCGCGCTCGCCGATTTGCGCATCCACCTCCTGCCGCCCGCTCTCCTGATCGTTGAACGCATAGTGCTTGATGTCCGAGATCACATGCTCGCCGCCTTCGCACCGAATGCGCGCGCCGACCATCGTCCCTGCCAGCACCGGGTCCTCGCCCATGTATTCGAACGTGCGCCCATTCCGCGGATCACGCGTGATGTTCGTCCCTCCACCCAGCGTCGCGTTGTAGCCCTGCATCCGCAGTTCATCGCCGATCAGCTTGCCGTAAGCGCACGCCGCATCAGGGTCCCAGCTCGCAGCCGATCCGACATTCGACGGCAGCGCAGTTGAGTAGCGTCCGTTGTTCGCGCTCTGCCGCACACCATACGCCGCGTCACTCATCTGGATCGTCGGAATACCCAGCCGCGGTACACCCAGCACAAATCCGGCGCCGCCATTCGACTGGTCCTGCACGGCCTCAACCTCGGGCGGAAGGTCAGTCTGCCGCGCCATACCTTCGCCGTGCAGCAGAGCAATCTTTTCGTCCAGCGTCATCTGCTGCAGCACCAGCTCTGCGCGGCGTTCCGGCGAGAGCTTTGCGTCCATCCACGGCCGGCTCCTGTTCGAGTTCTGTCCCGATACCGTCAACGCCGTCAGGCCAAGCACTCCACAAACAGCCACACAATGGGCTACCTTCATCACGCGTCTCGCTCCTTTGCAAACAAGGCAGCCAGTCTAGCATCTCCCATGCAAGACTGGCTGCCTCTGCGTCCACAGAAAAACGATTGTCTTTTGATTTAGGCCGCCTGCCCCTCGGATCTACTGATTCACGCCGCTAGCCAGGAATCCGCCATCCACCACCAGGATTTCGCCGGTCACAAACCCCGCCGCATCCGACGCCAGGTATACCGCCGCGCCCACCAGCTCCTCTGTCTTGCCGAACCGGCCCATCGGCGTGCGCATCCGCAGCTCCTTGCCGCGCTCGCTCTTGTCCAGCAGCTCCGCATTCAGCGCCGTGCGGAACACACCCGGCGCAATGCCATTCACCGTCACACCCTGCGCGGACCACTCCACCGCCAGCGACCGCGTCAGCGCCCCCACCGCAGCCTTCGAGCACGCATACGCCGTCACTTCCTTCAGCGACACAAACGTGTTCAGCGACGCGATATTAATGATCCGCCCATAACCCTTCTCCAGCATCTTCCTGCCGAAGATCTGGCACGCGCGCAGCGTCCCCGTCACGTTCGTCTCCATGATCGAGTTCCACTCGTCTTCAGGAAAATCCACCGTCGGCGCGCGCTTGATCTTACCCGCCGAGTTGATCAAAATGTCGACTTTGCCAAAGGCGCCAATCGTCGCATCGCACAGCGCCTGCAAACTCGCGCGGTCACCCACATCCGACGCCACGCGCAAGCTCCGCCGCCCACGCTCCTCAATCTGCTTCGCCGCCTCGTCCACCTGCTCCTGCCGGCGCGAGCTCGCCACAACGTCCGCGCCTGCGTCCGCCAGCCCCAGCGCCATGGCCAGGCCAATGCCCGACGTTCCACCCACCACCACCGCCGTCTTCCCGCTCAAATCAAACAAGCCTGCCATCGCCTCTCCCTCATCTTCCGCATCGGCGCAATGCCGTTGCCTTACTTTCTGTCATCCCCGCAGGGGATCTGCTTTTGCTTTTCCCGTCTCAGCCGCATCCTGCGTCAACGCAACGTGCTGCAGAATCTCGTCAACCACTTGCTCCGGGGTCTTATCGTTCACAACCCGCAGCGCGTCCTTGGGCGGCTCCAGCGTCGCAAACTGGCTGTCCAGCAGCTTCGAATTCATGAACTCGTGATGCCGCGCCGCCAGCCGCTCACTTAACAGTTCCTTGTCCCCATCCAGCCATACAAACGTGATCGCATTCGACGGAATCCCGTTCGCCAGCGTGTCCCGGTACTTCTGCTTCAGCGCAGAGCACGCGAGCACACCCCCCTCACCGCTCTTGTACCAGCTCCGCAGCACGCCGTTCAGAATCTCCAGCCAAGGCTGCCGGTCCTCATCGTTCAGCGGAATCCCCGCGTGCATCTTCTCTTTGTTCGCCGCCGGATGATAGTCATCGGCATCCGCGAACACCGTTCCCGTGCGCTTCGCCAGCAGTGTGCCGATGGTTGTCTTCCCCGACCCGCTCACTCCCATCAGCACCACGATCATTTCCGCGCATCTCCGAACAAAATCTCAGCTACTGTACCACCGGGTGCCAGGAACTGGCTCGAACCGGGTGCCCCATTCATACGCGAAGCGGATGAGTGGGTCCCCTCGACAGCTTACGCGCTCTGCCCCAGAAACACCGGCCGAATATGCCGATCCCACAGGTTCGTCGTTACGTTCTTCGCGATAACATCCTCGTGCTCCACGAGCTCCTTCGTGTACCGGTCGCCCATCTTCGCCGCGACCTTGAAGCCCACGTGAAGCAACTGCCTGAAGCTCGGGTTATATGCCGGATTCTTATGATCGTGCCGCAGCGCCGAGGTGAACTGCTCGCTGGTCCACTTATCCACCTCCTCCGGCTTCGGCAGCTTCGCGCGGTCAATGTCGATCACCGTCGCATACGGCGCCATCAGCTCATCTGCATGCGCATACGCCTCGCGGTAGACCTCCTTCGCCAGCTCCAGGCCCGACCCGCCGGCCTCTGCCAGTCCGATCAGCTCCTCCAGCCACGTGGTCCCCGCCGTCTTCAAATGCACGCCCGCGTCAAACTTCGTGATGGCCGCGTGAATCGGCGCATAGATCGAAAACTTATCCGAGCCCGAGTGCACGCTCAGCTTCAAATTCTTCGGCAGCCCATACCGCTCCACCGCAAACGCAATCGCCGCGATGTCCTCCTCGAACTCCTTCGCGAACTGCTTCACATCGCCCACATAATCCACGCCCTTGTTGAACCGCCCCGTGAACTTCGGCGCAATCGTCTGGATCGGAATCTTCTCGTCCGCGATCGCCGCCAGGATAATCAGCAGCTCCACCGGCGTCTGCGGCGAGTCTGTCTCGTCCATCGAGACCTCAGGCACAAACTTGCCCTCGCCCTTCTTCTCCACCAGGAACCGATAGATCCGCCCCGCATCCTGCACAGCCGCGAGAAACTTGTTTGCCACATCCTTCACAAATTTCACATCCGTCTTGAACGGCTGCGCGATCCGCGGAATCCGCACCTCGCCCACCAGCTCCGGATGCCGCGACACAAACCCTTCCACATCTTCGCGCTGCGCAGGCTTTCCAATCTCCTCGGCGACATCAATCGTGAAGAAGTCACACGGCTCCAAAAACCGCTCCACGTTCTTCAGGTTGATGTGGTCCGCATCCAGAAAGTACGGCAGCTTCCAACCAAGCTCCTTCACCGCTGCATCCGCCGCCTTACGCGTCTGCTTCGGGTCCGTCCCGATGATCGTGTGCTCGCGGTTGGACTTATTCCACACCGGCACAACCTCACACCCAGCTTCCTTGGCCTTTACACACGCCGCCAACTGGGCCTTCGCCTGGTGCGCGAACCGGTCGCCCACCCCCACGGAATACTTCGGCAAACGCATCTCACTCGCCATCACAGCTCTCCAATCAAATCTCTACCAGGAATCTTCAGACGCACGAATATTCCGCGGCATCTTCGCGCCCACCAGCATATCGACATCCGGTCAGACAGCGCAACAATTGAGTCAGACAGGCGCGAAATCTGGATCAAACTTCACTACCGCACAAATGCCCGACGACGGAAATGACTGCGAGCATCGCCCAGATATCTATTGTTACGACCGCAGTGCTAGTCACGGCAGGCACCCATTTCTTCGTCCACGGAATCAACAAAAGCATCGTCACGTGAAGCATTACCAGGACGGCTATCGTGCTCCAGAACCATGCATAAGCTCGTAGCCGCCACTTCACCGTAAGGATAAGAACGAAGACGAAAACGGTCGCCAGCACTGGCAGTGTAAGCTCCGGCCTTCCCATGTGATAGAAGAGCAACCCAAGGGCGATCGTGCTCACTATGACACAAAGAATGCCCCACCACGGCAAGCGCATTCGCTTGAGTCTGGCCTTGTCTTCTTTGGGGATGGCCCATAGCCGATGGAGTTTCCGCCGCGTGAGAGTTGGCATCAGTTCACGAACCGCCCCTTGTACGCCCACAGCCCCAGCCCCGGGTTCGAGATGTAGAAGATCTCCTCACCATCCACCACATTCCATCCATCCTTTAGCTTCTCCGGGTCGTACTTCTTCTCGTACTCCTTCAGATCGCCGTACTCGTAGTGCACGCTTTCGATCTCCTCGCGCGTCAGCCCACCCGGACAATACCGAATCGTGAACCGTCCCTCGCTCGACCCATGAATCAAGTGCGCCGCCGCGCTCAGATTCGCCGCCAACCCCGGATCTTCCTTCACATACTCCAGCGTCTTTGGCGTGCCGCAGTACCCAAACTTCCGTATCAGCTTGTCGATCGTCGCGTCCTCGCCGAACTCATGCACACCCGGCGCCAGCACAATCAGCTCCGCGTCATCCGCGAGCGCCATCCGCGTCCGATACACGCTCTTGTTCCCCAGCCACGTCGTCTTGAACTCATGCGGATCAAGAAACACCACCGCCTTCTTGATCTCGCGATCCAGCATCAGGAAGTTGCACTTCAAACTCAGCTCAGCAGCCTTCTCAAAGCAGTCATTGTCATCGCCGATGAACAAGCCGCGCATCACCAGTTCGCCCTTGTCGTTCTTGTTCACCACCGTCTGCACATACACAATCGGCAGGTCTTTCGCGAAGTGCTCGCTCGCATAGTTCAGCACTCTGCGAACCGGCGTATCCGCGCGCCCCATCATGCGCTCCATGCCATACACCGCACCTAGAAAGTGCGACCGATGAATCCCCATGACACCGCCCGTGCCCACAAAAATATTCTTGCTGCCGTTCGCCATGCCGACGACCTCATGCGGCACCACCTGCCCAATCGACAGAATCACATCATGCCCGCCATCCCGCAGCAGCTTGTTCACCTGCGCCGGCCACGTGTAGTCCAGCTTTCCCTCGCTCACCTCGCACATGAACTCGCTCGGCACCTCGCCCAGCGTCACAATGTCATTCCGCCAATCATGCACGCGAAAGAGATTCTTCGGCGTCTTCGGATACATCGTCGCCAGCTCGCTCTCGCTCATCGGCTTATGCGTTCCCAGCGCCGGCAACACATCGGTCAGCCGGTCGCCGTAGTATTCAAACGCCATGTCCGTCAGCTCACCGGCCTTCGAGTGAAAGCGCGTAAAGTCCGGCGGCACCGCCAGCACCTTCTTCCGCGGCTTCAACTTCTCCAGCTTGTCCAGGGCCTCAAACAGCCCCGCGCGAAACTCCTCCGGAGACATCTCCGTCGTCGGCGATCCAGCAGCAAAAAACAGACTCATAGGCCTTTATCTTAGCGCCGCTCGGAAAACGCGTTACACTCGTCTCGCGATGAAGTCGCGCCTTAATCTAACGCCTGCGCAACTGCTCCTCGTCAGCCTCTCCGGCGTCGTCATCTCAGCCGCCAGTCTTTCCCTAACCCGCTTCGTCCGTACCAGTGACGCCTGCGGTTGCATCCGCTGGACGCCGTTTCTGTTCGTCTTCGGCCTCTGCATCCCCGGGATCCTCATCGCCTTCAGCGCCATCGGCTCGCTGAGGAAAGGCATCCAGAACCAGCGATGGTCCGAAGAGCAGATCGAGCCTCTGCGCTCCTGGCTCGAATCCTCCTACACCACCGCACTGCTGATCGTCTTCGCTCTCAGCTACCTCATCGGGTGGGCCCTCTTGGCCAGGTTCCGCACCGGCGGCTTCGTAGCCCTGGTTCTCGGGCAGCTCCTCTCGCAACTGCGATGGGCCGTCCGTCGCCCACCTGCCCCACGCTCCGGCCTCATCGCCAACTGGCGCGACCAACTCGCCCCCATCCACTCCGAACACTGGGGCCGGCGATGAAGCTGAGCCTGTCCGACTCGCCCGCAAGGCTCGCACTGCTTTCACTCCTCTGCATCTTGATCATGTGCTTGTTTTTTCTCATCCCAGGGTCGCGACTGGTTCACTCGCCCCTGTTCGGCGCCTACTTGCTTTTCGGCATTGTTGCAGGCTCCGTCTGCACGATCCTTCCACTCAAATTCGTCTCCGACCTCCGGCACGGAGTTGAGGACGAGCGTTGGACAGAAGCACAGCTCGAACCCCTGCGCACACTCGTGCAATCCCGTTACTACACAGCGCTCAGCGTCGGCCTGTTCGTCGCCTTCGTCATTTCTCAGTTCGCTCTGAAACAACGCTCCCTTGACTTGGGATGGGCCTGCCTTTTCATCCTTGAAATGATCCTCTCCCAGCTCCGCTTTGCCCTCAAGCGCTCACCCTCATCCACTCCGGCCAATCAATCGCGCGACTCTGCCCCCATCCACTCCGAACACTGGGGCCAACGCTGAGAGGGTTGTGCGAAGGGCTCAGTCTTCGCGAATTTCAATTGTGTCTTCTTAATCATCTCCGGCCACAAAGAACCCGGATCGGAACTGAAGACTGTGCCCGTGTCTGCCGGAAAAATAAACCACGCGCCTAATTGCACTTCCGCCCGCAACTGATCTTGTGTCCATCCGGCATATCCCAGGTAAACGTGAAAAACGCCAGGGTCCGGTCGCGCCGCAATTGTCTTTTCGAACAGTGCTTTATCGGAAACCAAATAAACCCCACCGAAGACGTTGTCAGCCTTTTCAACCTTGGCCGACGACGCAAACAATGCCAACACGTTCGTGGGTTCCACCGGTCCGCCAACATAGACCGGATCGGAGCGGTCTTTCGCGGCTTTGAGATC
This Acidobacteriaceae bacterium DNA region includes the following protein-coding sequences:
- a CDS encoding glycoside hydrolase family 3 C-terminal domain-containing protein gives rise to the protein MKVAHCVAVCGVLGLTALTVSGQNSNRSRPWMDAKLSPERRAELVLQQMTLDEKIALLHGEGMARQTDLPPEVEAVQDQSNGGAGFVLGVPRLGIPTIQMSDAAYGVRQSANNGRYSTALPSNVGSAASWDPDAACAYGKLIGDELRMQGYNATLGGGTNITRDPRNGRTFEYMGEDPVLAGTMVGARIRCEGGEHVISDIKHYAFNDQESGRQEVDAQIGERAGRESDLLAFEIGVKTGHPDAVMCSYNGVNGDYACENTWLLHDVLKTEWKFPGFVMSDWDATHSTVKASHAGLDQEQPLDLFYGAKLKQAVENGEVSQDELNDHVRRVLWAEFASGIIDDPVVRGVVDPEHGFEVSQKVEEGSVVLLRNERSTLPLDATKAQSIAVIGFNADMGMISGGGSAQVDAPGQVGGTPWRKHVWFPTSPLKAIQAQAPNAKVSFSSGERIEDAVAKAKAADVAIVFAWQFEAEGNDLENLSLPGNQDKLIEAVAKANPHTVVVLETGTAVTMPWLDSTSAVLEAWYGGSKGADAVARLLFGQVNPSGKLPMTFPRSEDELPRTKIAQPPPPVKNGVLSFKVDYNIEGAAVGYKWYESQKKPVLFPFGFGLSYTTFKYSDLKVGHDGESVTLTVTNTGARAGAEVAEVYVHLPESAGEPWKRLIGYRKVELAAGESKTVTMDVDPIYESIWDVAAKRWTRPSGEYHVMAGPSSAETPLEATFTAR
- a CDS encoding glucose 1-dehydrogenase, producing the protein MAGLFDLSGKTAVVVGGTSGIGLAMALGLADAGADVVASSRRQEQVDEAAKQIEERGRRSLRVASDVGDRASLQALCDATIGAFGKVDILINSAGKIKRAPTVDFPEDEWNSIMETNVTGTLRACQIFGRKMLEKGYGRIINIASLNTFVSLKEVTAYACSKAAVGALTRSLAVEWSAQGVTVNGIAPGVFRTALNAELLDKSERGKELRMRTPMGRFGKTEELVGAAVYLASDAAGFVTGEILVVDGGFLASGVNQ
- a CDS encoding gluconokinase translates to MIVVLMGVSGSGKTTIGTLLAKRTGTVFADADDYHPAANKEKMHAGIPLNDEDRQPWLEILNGVLRSWYKSGEGGVLACSALKQKYRDTLANGIPSNAITFVWLDGDKELLSERLAARHHEFMNSKLLDSQFATLEPPKDALRVVNDKTPEQVVDEILQHVALTQDAAETGKAKADPLRG
- a CDS encoding tagaturonate epimerase family protein, which gives rise to MASEMRLPKYSVGVGDRFAHQAKAQLAACVKAKEAGCEVVPVWNKSNREHTIIGTDPKQTRKAADAAVKELGWKLPYFLDADHINLKNVERFLEPCDFFTIDVAEEIGKPAQREDVEGFVSRHPELVGEVRIPRIAQPFKTDVKFVKDVANKFLAAVQDAGRIYRFLVEKKGEGKFVPEVSMDETDSPQTPVELLIILAAIADEKIPIQTIAPKFTGRFNKGVDYVGDVKQFAKEFEEDIAAIAFAVERYGLPKNLKLSVHSGSDKFSIYAPIHAAITKFDAGVHLKTAGTTWLEELIGLAEAGGSGLELAKEVYREAYAHADELMAPYATVIDIDRAKLPKPEEVDKWTSEQFTSALRHDHKNPAYNPSFRQLLHVGFKVAAKMGDRYTKELVEHEDVIAKNVTTNLWDRHIRPVFLGQSA
- a CDS encoding lactate racemase domain-containing protein, encoding MSLFFAAGSPTTEMSPEEFRAGLFEALDKLEKLKPRKKVLAVPPDFTRFHSKAGELTDMAFEYYGDRLTDVLPALGTHKPMSESELATMYPKTPKNLFRVHDWRNDIVTLGEVPSEFMCEVSEGKLDYTWPAQVNKLLRDGGHDVILSIGQVVPHEVVGMANGSKNIFVGTGGVMGIHRSHFLGAVYGMERMMGRADTPVRRVLNYASEHFAKDLPIVYVQTVVNKNDKGELVMRGLFIGDDNDCFEKAAELSLKCNFLMLDREIKKAVVFLDPHEFKTTWLGNKSVYRTRMALADDAELIVLAPGVHEFGEDATIDKLIRKFGYCGTPKTLEYVKEDPGLAANLSAAAHLIHGSSEGRFTIRYCPGGLTREEIESVHYEYGDLKEYEKKYDPEKLKDGWNVVDGEEIFYISNPGLGLWAYKGRFVN
- a CDS encoding YqgE/AlgH family protein — encoded protein: MSLRKRFLFAMLFAIVALTADGKGSVYEAESVPIQFKNPKDLGVGKVLVAASKLGDPSFAGTVILLVHYDEKGAVGLILNRRTDVPLSRVLDLKAAKDRSDPVYVGGPVEPTNVLALFASSAKVEKADNVFGGVYLVSDKALFEKTIAARPDPGVFHVYLGYAGWTQDQLRAEVQLGAWFIFPADTGTVFSSDPGSLWPEMIKKTQLKFAKTEPFAQPSQRWPQCSEWMGAESRD